A window of the Helianthus annuus cultivar XRQ/B chromosome 4, HanXRQr2.0-SUNRISE, whole genome shotgun sequence genome harbors these coding sequences:
- the LOC110936902 gene encoding 11S globulin seed storage protein 2-like — protein MVATKLILGFFLCLLLGTTVLATTRSPRLSGPEFCNLRNLTTFQPTQRLEFEGGFIESYWNVNDEEYQCLGTYPSRMTLQHNSLFLPSFQPFPRLLFIEQGEGLVGIQLPGCAETFDTGVQQIWHQHEQQPRRMDPSADSHQKVHRFRQGDIIAIPAGAVYWTYNDRNQQVVAVIVDDVNNPANQLDLQAKISFLAGGISRKHIQGLQNIQRQQGRKRSPFGGQEEVAKGNVYSGFDTELLAEAFNCEPYIVRALQESSNRGVIVQVQQQMEFVTPDEGQEQMRQRRSRGGPSNGVEETICSAKLVFNLDNQREADVFNRQAGKLNMVNEHKLPILSLMDLSAEKGYLQPNALVSPHWTVNSHTVVYVLSGDAQVQVVSNNGEAVLNEQVSRGDIFPVPQFFATTARAGQNGLEWVAFKTNRAPLKSPLAGYTSVFRAMPLEVISYSYQVSPSQAQSLKLNRETESILFSPQSQY, from the exons ATGGTTGCTACAAAACTCATCCTCGGCTTCTTCCTCTGCCTCCTCCTCGGCACCACCGTCCTCGCCACCACCCGCTCTCCCCGCCTCAGCGGCCCCGAGTTCTGCAACCTCCGGAACCTCACCACCTTCCAACCCACCCAACGCCTCGAGTTCGAAGGCGGTTTCATTGAATCCTATTGGAATGTAAACGATGAAGAGTACCAGTGTCTGGGAACGTACCCGTCTAGGATGACGTTACAACACAACTCTCTTTTCCTTCCGAGCTTCCAACCATTCCCCCGTCTGCTCTTCATTGAACAAG GTGAAGGGCTTGTAGGAATTCAACTTCCAGGATGTGCTGAAACATTTGACACCGGAGTACAACAGATCTGGCATCAACATGAGCAGCAGCCACGAAGGATGGATCCCTCGGCAGACTCGCACCAGAAAGTACATCGGTTCCGACAAGGAGACATCATTGCCATTCCCGCAGGTGCTGTCTACTGGACTTACAATGATAGGAACCAACAAGTGGTGGCTGTCATTGTTGACGACGTCAACAACCCCGCCAACCAGCTCGACTTGCAAGCTAAG ATATCTTTCCTGGCTGGTGGAATTTCAAGGAAGCACATTCAAGGACTACAAAACATTCAAAGACAACAAGGCAGAAAAAGAAGTCCCTTTGGTGGGCAGGAGGAAGTTGCCAAAGGCAATGTCTACTCGGGTTTCGATACCGAATTACTCGCAGAGGCGTTTAACTGCGAACCATACATCGTGAGGGCATTGCAGGAGTCCAGCAACCGTGGGGTTATTGTCCAGGTACAGCAACAGATGGAATTCGTCACTCCGGACGAAGGACAAGAACAAATGCGACAACGTAGATCAAGAGGAGGACCATCTAATGGTGTCGAAGAAACGATATGCAGTGCTAAACTTGTGTTCAACTTGGATAACCAAAGAGAGGCCGATGTCTTCAACCGCCAAGCTGGAAAACTCAACATGGTCAACGAACACAAACTGCCCATTCTATCTCTCATGGACCTCAGTGCCGAGAAAGGATACCTTCAACCG AATGCGTTAGTCTCGCCACACTGGACAGTGAACAGCCACACAGTCGTCTATGTGCTCAGCGGAGATGCACAAGTTCAGGTGGTGTCTAACAACGGTGAAGCCGTGTTAAACGAGCAAGTCAGCAGAGGTGACATTTTCCCAGTGCCGCAGTTCTTCGCCACAACAGCTCGGGCTGGACAAAACGGGTTAGAGTGGGTAGCATTCAAGACCAACAGGGCTCCACTGAAGAGCCCATTAGCAGGGTACACATCGGTGTTCCGAGCCATGCCGCTCGAAGTGATCAGCTACTCGTATCAGGTGTCACCGAGCCAGGCTCAGAGCTTGAAACTCAACAGGGAGACCGAGAGCATACTGTTTTCTCCACAGAGCCAGTACTAG
- the LOC118491561 gene encoding protein FAR1-RELATED SEQUENCE 5-like, with the protein METKLGKHGCYLNQTEKSRDRERTTDIGLGGRETTEPEELINIDLDVLGDRGYGGNGGYGGDGGYRGDGGYGGDGGYGGDGGYGGDSGYGGYGRYGGYGGYGGDGDHQQFISPGTPYVHQNNSDVGGYGRYGGEAPPILDSPYLKKTVFNSLDELKKRIQEIANADGFVIVTRRSKKIGGRTGRVWLECDRGGEHQSTATLRKAGSKKTGCPFYLLAVRNHPYETWEIKDGTIEHNHELCEDLSAHSFVRRFTPSEMKLIEQLTAQNMEPRKIFQTIRKQDPDRFHVQKDVQNVVAKIRAEQRQGLTPMQSLENVLINNDFIYETREEPGTEIVTKIFFLHRDSRVMWRALPHVMMIDATYKTNIYNMPFIQIVGMTPTNKSFIIAHAVVSKERGDNFVWVLERRPSPYGRVC; encoded by the exons ATGGAAACAAAGCTAGGAAAACATGGGTGTTACCTGAATCAAACAGAGAAAAGTAGAGACAGGGAGAGGACAACCGATATAGGGTTAGGAGGCAGGGAAACGACTGAGCCAGAGGAATTAATAAACATAGATTTGGATGTGTTGG gagaccgtggatacggaggaaacggtggatacggaggagacggtggataccgaggagacggtggatacggaggagacggtggatacggaggagacggtggatacggaggagacagtGGATATGGTGGATACGGTAGATACgggggatacggtggatacggaggagacggtgatcatcagcaattcatttccccgggcactccttacgttcatcaaaacaattcggacgttggaggatatggtAGATATGGTGGTGAAGCACCTCCCATTCTGGACAGTCCGTACTTAAAAAAGACG GTTTTCAACTCCTTAGATGAACTAAAGAAACGGATACAAGAAATAGCAAACGCGGATGGTTTCGTTATTGTCACCCGTCGATCAAAGAAAATCGGGGGAAGAACCGGGAGGGTATGGCTTGAATGTGATCGTGGTGGTGAGCACCAGAGTACAGCAACACTTAGAAAAGCTGGAAGCAAAAAAACCGGTTGCCCGTTTTACCTGCTGGCTGTCCGAAACCACCCATATGAAACCTGGGAGATAAAAGACGGAACAATTGAACATAACCACGAACTTTGTGAGGACCTGTCGGCCCACTCGTTTGTGCGAAGGTTTACTCCAAGCGAAATGAAACTGATCGAGCAGCTgacagctcaaaacatggagccgcgcaaaatatttcaaacgataaggaagcagGACCCCGACAGGTTTCATGTTCAGAAAGACGTTCAAAACGTTGTAGCGAAGATTAGAGCCGAACAAAGACAAGGATTGACTCCCATGCAGTCACTAGAAAATGTGCTGATAAACAACGACTTTATTTACGAGACACGGGAAGAACCCGGAACAGAGATCGTAACAAAGATCTTCTTTCTTCATCGGGACTCGAGAGTCATGTGGCGTGCATTGCCCCACGTCATGATGATCGATGCGACGTACAAGACAAACATATACAATATGCCCTTTATCCAGATTGTTGGTATGACGCCTACCAACAAATCGTTTATTATCGCGCATGCCGTTGTTAGTAAAGAACGGGGTGATAACTTTGTGTGGGTGCTTGAGAGG AGACCTAGCCCTTATGGGCGCGTGTGCTAA
- the LOC118491343 gene encoding uncharacterized protein LOC118491343, translating into MKHCKGAFTDEDWKKFLSFWGTLIESPSIPIYDYHLRNMRKRLVECKRSRVFKYVYDNWLKDYKEMFVFAWTDKRRNFGNRTTNRVERQHANLKRYVLDRSSLERVVGCVRDIVETQFGEIRKTF; encoded by the exons ATGAAGCACTGCAAGGGTGCCTTCACAGACGAAGACTGgaagaaatttttgtcattctgggggacattgattgagtctccatccatacccatctacgactaccacttgcgcaacatgcgaaagcgacttgtggagtgcaaacgttcta gagTCTTCAAATACGTGTACGATAACTGGCTAAAAGACTATAAGGAGATGTTTGTCTTTGCGTGGACTGATAAGAGGCGCAACTTTGGTAATCGTACTACAAACAGAGTTGAGCGCCAACACGCCAACTTAAAGAGATACGTCCTAGATAGGAGCTCACTGGAACGTGTAGTTGGTTGTGTCCGGGATATAGTTGAGACACAGTTCGGTGAAATAAGGAAGACTTTTTGA
- the LOC110936901 gene encoding 11S globulin seed storage protein 2, producing MAATKLILGFFLCLLGTTVLATTRAPRLGSPEFCNLQQLYTSQPNQRLEFEGGSIEHYWNFNDEQYQCLGTYPSRMTLQPNSLFLPSFQSYPRLLFIEQGEGIVGIQLPGCAETFDTGVQQQHMQQQQQHQQQQQQQQQQQQPRRMGERGMDSSADSHQKVHRFREGDIIAIPAGAVYWTYNDRNQEVVAIIVDDVNNPANQLDFQAKTSFLAGGISSEHIQGQQQFQGQQGRQGQQQIHGQQSRQQGRQQGRRRSPFGGQEELTRDNVYAGFDTELLAEAFNCDPQIMRALQESRNRGVIVQVQQQMEFVTPEEEQQQMHQRRSRGGPSNGVEETICSAKLVFNLDNQREADVFNRQAGKLNMVNEHKLPILSLMDLSAEKGHLQPNALFSPHWTVNSHTVVYVLNGDAQIQVVSNNGEAVLNEQVSRGDIFPVPQFFAATARAGQNGFEWVAFKTNRAPLKSPLAGYTSVFRAMPLEVITNSYQVSPNQAQSLKLNRETESLLFSPQRQY from the exons ATGGCTGCTACAAAACTCATCCTCGGCTTCTTCCTTTGCCTCCTCGGCACCACCGTCCTCGCCACCACCCGCGCTCCCCGCCTCGGCAGCCCTGAGTTCTGCAACCTCCAGCAACTCTACACCTCCCAACCCAATCAACGCCTCGAGTTCGAAGGTGGTTCCATCGAGCACTACTGGAATTTCAACGATGAACAATATCAGTGTCTTGGAACGTATCCGTCCAGGATGACGTTGCAACCCAACTCTCTTTTCCTTCCGAGCTTCCAATCATACCCCCGTCTACTCTTCATTGAACAAG GTGAAGGGATTGTAGGAATCCAACTTCCAGGATGTGCTGAGACATTTGACACTGGAGTGCAGCAACAACACatgcaacagcagcaacaacatcagcagcaacagcaacaacaacaacagcagcagcaaccacgaAGGATGGGTGAACGGGGTATGGATTCCTCGGCAGACTCGCACCAGAAAGTACATCGGTTCCGAGAAGGAGACATCATTGCCATTCCTGCAGGTGCTGTCTACTGGACTTACAATGATAGGAACCAAGAAGTTGTAGCTATCATTGTTGATGACGTCAACAACCCTGCCAACCAGCTCGACTTTCAAGCTAAG ACATCTTTCCTAGCTGGAGGCATTTCAAGCGAGCACATTCAAGGACAACAACAGTTTCAAGGACAACAAGGAAGACAAGGACAACAACAGATTCACGGACAACAAAGCAGACAACAAGGAAGACAACAAGGCAGAAGGAGAAGTCCCTTTGGCGGGCAGGAGGAACTGACCAGAGACAATGTATACGCTGGTTTCGATACTGAATTACTCGCAGAGGCGTTTAACTGCGACCCTCAAATCATGAGGGCACTGCAGGAGTCCAGAAACCGCGGGGTTATTGTCCAGGTACAGCAACAGATGGAATTCGTCACCCctgaggaagaacaacaacaaatgcaCCAACGTAGATCAAGAGGAGGACCATCCAACGGTGTGGAAGAAACAATATGCAGTGCTAAACTTGTGTTCAACTTGGATAACCAAAGAGAGGCTGATGTCTTCAACCGCCAAGCTGGAAAACTCAACATGGTCAACGAACACAAACTGCCCATTCTATCTCTCATGGACCTCAGTGCCGAGAAAGGACACCTTCAACCG AATGCATTATTCTCGCCACACTGGACAGTGAACAGCCACACAGTCGTCTACGTGCTCAACGGAGACGCACAGATCCAGGTGGTGTCGAACAACGGTGAAGCTGTGTTGAACGAGCAAGTGAGCAGAGGTGACATTTTCCCAGTGCCACAGTTCTTCGCAGCAACTGCTCGAGCTGGACAGAATGGGTTCGAGTGGGTGGCGTTCAAGACCAACAGGGCTCCACTGAAGAGCCCATTAGCCGGGTACACATCGGTTTTCCGAGCCATGCCGCTTGAGGTGATCACCAACTCGTATCAGGTGTCACCGAACCAGGCTCAGAGCTTGAAACTCAACAGGGAGACCGAGAGCCTACTGTTTTCTCCACAGAGGCAGTACTAG